One part of the Terriglobales bacterium genome encodes these proteins:
- a CDS encoding Rad52/Rad22 family DNA repair protein, translating to MTRLLAELEIPFPGHQVQWRITNTSNDKRRGQIVPYADPRAYTDRLNALLTPHGWTRKYQIETMHNLTRIKKGESIISGKVLVTCTVAIIGLGEHSGTGEDWADDDHGMTAADAQAFKRACSCFGLGRYFYYFQPRWVDLDEHRQPKQMPRLPLWAVPENWAKGMRPPGSNGNGNGIGGAAGYGHGSASNGSENGNGRGGTTDGEEVDRRIAKLEAVVGPGFYRNVLRQYGRASQPRLIGDIAVKHRVLSILESATRGFCRLQAVSKRLPPEKVTALLAKLQAPAPSKITDMRTLQAVVLGLEELAGPNYDAR from the coding sequence GTGACCAGGCTTCTCGCCGAACTGGAAATTCCCTTTCCTGGGCACCAGGTTCAGTGGCGCATCACCAATACCTCCAACGATAAGCGGCGCGGGCAGATCGTGCCTTATGCCGATCCCCGTGCCTACACCGACCGGCTTAACGCGTTGTTGACGCCTCATGGATGGACCCGGAAGTACCAGATTGAAACCATGCATAATCTCACTCGGATCAAGAAGGGCGAGTCCATCATCAGCGGCAAGGTCCTGGTCACCTGCACCGTCGCCATCATTGGTCTCGGCGAGCACTCGGGGACCGGTGAAGACTGGGCCGACGACGACCATGGAATGACCGCAGCCGACGCGCAGGCGTTCAAGCGCGCCTGCAGTTGCTTCGGCCTAGGTCGGTACTTCTACTACTTTCAGCCGCGATGGGTCGACTTGGACGAACATCGCCAACCAAAGCAGATGCCGCGGCTGCCGCTCTGGGCAGTGCCCGAGAACTGGGCAAAAGGCATGCGCCCGCCGGGTAGCAATGGTAACGGGAATGGGATCGGCGGTGCCGCTGGGTACGGCCACGGCAGCGCCAGCAACGGCTCTGAAAACGGCAATGGTCGCGGCGGAACCACAGACGGCGAAGAAGTAGACCGAAGGATTGCAAAGCTCGAAGCGGTTGTGGGTCCGGGCTTCTACCGCAATGTACTACGCCAGTATGGGCGCGCCAGTCAGCCCCGGCTCATTGGTGACATAGCGGTGAAGCATCGTGTGCTCAGCATTCTGGAATCGGCCACCCGCGGCTTCTGCAGGCTCCAGGCCGTCAGCAAACGCCTGCCGCCGGAGAAAGTGACTGCTCTGCTGGCAAAGCTGCAAGCGCCGGCACCGAGCAAGATCACGGATATGAGGACGCTACAAGCAGTTGTCCTGGGTTTGGAAGAACTCGCTGGCCCCAATTACGATGCCCGATAG